The following coding sequences lie in one Sinorhizobium fredii USDA 257 genomic window:
- a CDS encoding mechanosensitive ion channel family protein — MALSSLGVEIGPLIAGAGVVGLAVGFGAQTLVKDIISGMFFLLDDAFRVGEYIESGSIKGTVESFSLRSIKIRHHRGALHTIPFGSLDKITNYSRDWAIDKIMVSVTYNTDLDVVKNTVKQVGKQLLTDEEIAPSIMETLKMQGVEQFGDFAIQIRMKIMTKPGEQAVIRRRAYALIKKAFDAKGIKFAVPTVSVAGGGDASSAVAQKGLDLIKPPPQTEQAALDA; from the coding sequence ATGGCGCTTTCCAGTCTGGGCGTGGAGATTGGTCCGCTTATCGCCGGCGCAGGTGTCGTCGGGCTTGCTGTTGGTTTCGGTGCCCAGACGCTGGTCAAAGACATTATCTCCGGAATGTTCTTCCTCCTCGACGACGCCTTTCGGGTCGGCGAATACATTGAGAGCGGCAGTATCAAAGGCACCGTCGAATCCTTTTCGTTGCGCTCGATAAAGATCAGGCATCATCGTGGTGCGCTCCATACGATCCCGTTCGGCTCGCTCGACAAGATCACCAACTATTCGCGTGATTGGGCAATCGACAAGATCATGGTGAGCGTCACCTACAATACCGACTTGGACGTCGTAAAAAATACTGTCAAGCAGGTTGGCAAGCAGCTGCTGACAGATGAGGAAATCGCGCCGAGCATCATGGAAACTTTGAAGATGCAGGGCGTCGAGCAGTTTGGCGATTTCGCTATTCAGATTCGCATGAAGATCATGACAAAGCCGGGCGAGCAGGCGGTGATCCGTCGCCGTGCCTATGCTTTGATCAAAAAGGCCTTCGATGCCAAAGGGATCAAATTTGCCGTTCCGACTGTCTCCGTCGCCGGCGGCGGGGACGCAAGCAGCGCGGTCGCGCAGAAGGGGCTTGATCTCATCAAACCACCGCCGCAGACCGAGCAAGCGGCCTTAGATGCCTAG
- a CDS encoding SOS response-associated peptidase produces the protein MCNDYEQHIRYAEYCRMMQELALGMPPHQSELDLPQARDVRIGDTGPAMRAADGNVVELVPMTFGFPPPEGRKGGPVFNFRSEGRSFAESRRCLIPASAFFEFTGTKYPKAKHRFTLNDAPFMAIAGLWREGQGNQPPSFTMLTTEPGPDVAPIHNRQIVVLRPPDWKRWLDLSKPEKELLRPLPEGSLHVEEVRSGSD, from the coding sequence ATGTGTAATGACTACGAGCAGCACATCAGATATGCCGAATACTGCAGAATGATGCAGGAGCTCGCGCTCGGCATGCCTCCGCATCAGTCGGAACTCGACCTCCCACAGGCGCGCGACGTCCGGATCGGCGATACGGGACCTGCAATGAGAGCTGCAGATGGTAACGTGGTCGAACTCGTGCCGATGACGTTCGGCTTCCCGCCGCCTGAAGGACGCAAGGGCGGACCGGTCTTCAACTTTCGGAGCGAGGGGCGCAGCTTTGCAGAGAGCAGGCGATGCCTCATACCGGCGTCCGCCTTCTTCGAGTTCACCGGTACAAAGTATCCGAAGGCCAAGCATCGATTCACACTGAACGACGCGCCTTTCATGGCGATTGCCGGACTCTGGCGGGAAGGGCAGGGAAACCAGCCCCCGTCGTTTACAATGCTGACCACGGAACCCGGACCTGATGTCGCGCCTATCCACAATCGCCAGATCGTCGTTCTGCGCCCGCCGGATTGGAAGCGCTGGCTCGACCTGTCGAAGCCGGAAAAGGAGCTTCTCCGGCCGCTTCCCGAGGGAAGCCTCCACGTCGAGGAGGTCAGGTCAGGCAGCGATTGA
- a CDS encoding alpha/beta hydrolase, with translation MPMSFDASNLRLRMFATLFFLLPCILVPAACSSGRGLVGELPAGTETAASPIEQNNSLDLLYVTNRAPAASANDELSYTSFRGHSLSFGSVTLARERLRFHDGPAVQPDASLHISRTTKLGEFPKSPYPIELTRQGPRRVPATVDAHIRAAAGLQGEVTRRLAMAKRKEVVIFVHGYNNSFDDAAKATGKICNTLSAEFVCVSLSWPAGGSGGAFYGYNIDRESGEFAVSDLKKAIRIISGTDGVKRLHLIAHSRGADVLISALQQLGMEAYATRSSPTERYKISNVVLFAPDIDLDVATTKLFGFVSDPDAPFGAKATPYGLLPPIGSLHLTVYSSPNDKALALSSGLFGSVVRLGRLTSASISSKEAGSNALWRNSQLSGIADFIEYRGSAGFAGHSYFLSDSAVQKDLRALLRDRLKAGDPGRQLVEIKRPFWRVLSRNSRLSH, from the coding sequence ATGCCTATGAGCTTTGACGCATCCAATCTGCGATTGCGGATGTTCGCCACTTTATTTTTCTTATTACCATGCATTCTCGTCCCTGCGGCCTGCTCAAGTGGAAGAGGCCTAGTCGGCGAATTGCCGGCTGGGACAGAAACTGCTGCTTCTCCCATTGAACAGAATAATTCGCTCGACCTACTTTACGTGACTAACCGAGCGCCTGCCGCTTCGGCTAATGACGAACTTTCCTACACCTCGTTTCGAGGTCATTCATTGAGCTTCGGTTCGGTTACGCTGGCTCGGGAGCGGTTGCGCTTTCACGATGGGCCGGCTGTGCAGCCTGACGCGTCGCTGCATATTTCACGCACGACCAAACTAGGAGAGTTTCCGAAGTCGCCATACCCAATTGAACTCACGCGTCAGGGGCCCCGACGGGTACCCGCAACTGTAGATGCCCATATACGGGCAGCGGCAGGGTTGCAGGGTGAGGTGACTCGGCGCCTTGCGATGGCAAAACGTAAAGAAGTGGTCATTTTTGTTCATGGCTATAACAACAGTTTCGACGATGCTGCGAAAGCCACTGGCAAGATTTGCAATACCCTTTCTGCAGAGTTTGTGTGCGTGTCGCTTTCGTGGCCAGCGGGCGGATCGGGCGGCGCTTTCTACGGTTACAATATCGACCGGGAGTCTGGCGAGTTCGCAGTGTCGGATTTGAAGAAGGCGATTCGTATCATTTCCGGGACCGACGGTGTCAAACGTCTCCACCTCATCGCGCACAGCCGCGGAGCAGACGTTCTAATATCCGCCCTTCAGCAGTTGGGAATGGAGGCCTACGCCACCCGGTCTTCCCCCACCGAGCGCTACAAAATCAGCAATGTCGTGCTGTTCGCTCCTGACATCGATCTGGATGTTGCCACGACAAAATTGTTCGGCTTCGTGTCTGATCCCGATGCGCCGTTCGGAGCCAAAGCAACCCCCTACGGCCTTTTGCCGCCCATAGGCTCGCTGCATCTGACAGTTTATTCATCCCCAAATGACAAGGCGCTTGCACTTTCAAGCGGGCTGTTCGGAAGCGTTGTTCGACTCGGGCGCCTAACAAGCGCCAGCATCAGCTCTAAGGAGGCGGGCTCGAATGCGCTGTGGAGGAACTCACAGTTATCGGGTATCGCCGACTTTATCGAATACAGGGGAAGTGCGGGCTTTGCGGGTCACAGCTATTTCTTGTCCGACTCTGCAGTTCAAAAAGATCTACGTGCTTTACTTAGGGACCGTCTCAAGGCTGGTGATCCCGGTCGGCAACTGGTCGAAATCAAACGTCCATTTTGGAGAGTGCTCAGCCGCAATAGTAGGCTATCTCACTGA
- a CDS encoding carboxymuconolactone decarboxylase family protein, whose translation MQPRQNNYFKLAEPGFKHVFALESALKSGPLEPKLLHLVKLRASQINSCVFCIHLHTTEALKDGEDPMRLYLLTGWREATLYSSRERAALAWTEALTNIAQTGAPDDDWGLVEAAFTAEERSWLSLAIGAINLWNRLQVGFRATHPA comes from the coding sequence ATGCAACCTCGTCAAAATAATTACTTCAAACTTGCCGAACCGGGCTTTAAACACGTCTTCGCGCTGGAGAGCGCTCTTAAAAGTGGTCCGCTAGAGCCAAAGCTGCTGCACCTTGTCAAGCTGCGCGCCTCACAGATCAATTCATGTGTGTTCTGCATTCATTTGCACACGACAGAAGCTCTGAAAGACGGGGAAGATCCCATGCGCCTCTATTTGTTGACCGGGTGGCGCGAGGCAACGCTTTACTCGTCGCGTGAGCGTGCTGCTCTTGCCTGGACTGAGGCGTTAACCAACATCGCGCAAACTGGTGCCCCCGACGATGATTGGGGGCTGGTTGAGGCTGCATTTACGGCAGAAGAACGGTCTTGGTTGTCTCTTGCAATCGGTGCGATCAATCTTTGGAATCGGCTTCAGGTAGGGTTCAGGGCTACACATCCTGCTTAA
- a CDS encoding MASE1 domain-containing protein — translation MICVWSHRPQFLHLGFFVAAYVLGCGFAQSLAIVPGTGISIWPPGGLFMATLILASRHSWPWWVLGGLLAELFSNFLWFHSPFPAAVLIYAGNALEAVVGAWLVNRACKHPVRLETLQEVLAFVVLAAGIAPVVSATVGSATLAWFGIQSQSFTTAWPLWWIGDATGVLIVAPLALVVLQNWRGKAQLSAAQWMEACVLGLIFLGVAALSLSGFLPFVYITMPPLLWAAVRFEFKGAAVALILLAVITAVFTISGSSEFAGDTESQRHKHFMLQLFLAVSAFSALIVAAISRQHQLAVLTLRQSVEALRDGKRELSQLVDMVPSLLWRLSPEGEPTFFNQRLINFLGLDMADADKPGMSRLAAIIEAAVHPDDAASLREALNHSFVTGERFSKTYRLRRADGVYRWVEGSAEPLRDESGRILQWYGLSHDIDDQLRVEEALRRSERQLQQLIDTVPVQIWCVTPGGEPAYINKTMMDYIGLKLEDFDAQQGLAGAIQTIVHPDDRIPLQRALTHSFSTGEAFELKFRNRRRDGSYRWTEGRADPLRDGSGRIIRWYGANVDIHDFVTSQEALRERERSLWELVETLPVMIDCAAPDGEPLYRSRQLREFLGYELEELDGTGKSRLAGTLDAGVHPDDVAGVKERYAHSLSTGEPYARKHRLRRFDGEYRWVDTRAAAMRNAEGAIVQWNVTCLDIDGEVRAQEELRLAQENLARASQAASLAELSASIAHEVNQPLAAVVANSHACQRWLTAEPPNLVRAQKTVERIIRDANAAAAVVSRIRALFKQSVETRHATALDSVIAEARDLTAEEAARRRVRMDVDVDSNLPPVALDRVQIQQVLVNLIRNGMEAMDTITSDRVLRIRVRRMGDTAETEISDRGRGVESPDKIFEPFFTTKAHGMGMGLAICRSIVESHGGRLWVEKNQPHGATFVFTLPVEVEAA, via the coding sequence ATGATATGCGTCTGGTCGCACCGCCCCCAATTCTTGCATCTGGGATTTTTTGTCGCAGCCTATGTTCTGGGCTGCGGTTTCGCTCAGTCGCTCGCAATCGTACCCGGAACAGGTATTTCCATTTGGCCTCCAGGCGGGCTTTTCATGGCTACGCTTATCCTCGCTTCCAGGCACAGCTGGCCGTGGTGGGTGCTGGGAGGCCTTCTGGCGGAACTGTTTAGCAATTTCCTGTGGTTCCATAGTCCGTTTCCTGCCGCCGTCCTGATCTATGCCGGCAACGCTCTTGAAGCGGTGGTTGGCGCGTGGCTCGTGAACCGAGCTTGCAAGCACCCGGTTCGGCTGGAAACCTTGCAGGAGGTTCTCGCATTCGTCGTACTGGCGGCTGGAATTGCCCCGGTCGTAAGCGCGACGGTGGGAAGCGCGACACTTGCGTGGTTTGGCATACAATCGCAATCCTTCACAACTGCCTGGCCTCTTTGGTGGATCGGAGACGCAACCGGAGTCTTGATCGTGGCACCACTGGCGCTGGTCGTGTTGCAGAACTGGCGCGGCAAGGCCCAGCTCTCGGCCGCGCAATGGATGGAAGCCTGTGTCCTGGGGCTGATCTTTCTTGGTGTCGCTGCCCTTTCCTTGAGCGGTTTCTTGCCCTTCGTCTACATAACCATGCCGCCTCTTCTTTGGGCCGCAGTCCGCTTTGAGTTCAAAGGCGCCGCCGTCGCCTTGATCCTCCTCGCTGTGATCACAGCGGTATTCACGATATCAGGCTCCAGCGAATTTGCCGGCGATACTGAGTCCCAGAGGCATAAGCACTTTATGCTGCAGCTGTTTCTGGCCGTCTCGGCATTTTCGGCGCTCATCGTGGCCGCCATATCCCGGCAGCATCAGCTGGCGGTGCTCACATTGCGCCAAAGCGTGGAGGCGTTGCGCGACGGGAAGCGTGAATTGTCGCAGCTCGTGGATATGGTTCCGAGCCTGCTCTGGCGGTTGAGTCCGGAGGGCGAGCCGACCTTCTTCAACCAGCGCCTGATAAATTTTCTCGGCCTGGACATGGCAGATGCAGACAAGCCGGGCATGAGCCGGCTGGCGGCCATCATAGAAGCCGCCGTCCATCCCGATGATGCGGCCAGCCTTAGGGAAGCGCTCAACCATTCTTTCGTCACCGGCGAGCGCTTCTCCAAGACGTATCGCTTGCGGCGTGCGGATGGCGTCTACCGCTGGGTGGAAGGCAGCGCGGAGCCGCTGCGCGACGAGAGCGGGCGCATCCTCCAATGGTACGGCCTCTCGCATGACATCGACGATCAGCTGCGTGTCGAGGAGGCGCTACGACGCAGCGAGCGGCAGCTTCAGCAACTCATTGACACAGTGCCAGTGCAGATTTGGTGCGTAACGCCCGGGGGCGAGCCCGCATACATCAACAAGACCATGATGGATTATATCGGCCTGAAGCTGGAGGATTTTGATGCCCAGCAAGGATTAGCCGGAGCAATTCAGACCATCGTCCATCCTGACGACAGGATCCCTTTGCAGCGCGCCCTAACCCACTCCTTCAGCACGGGTGAAGCGTTTGAGTTGAAATTTCGCAACCGCCGACGGGATGGTTCATACCGCTGGACAGAGGGGCGTGCGGATCCGCTCCGCGATGGGAGTGGCCGCATCATCCGGTGGTACGGCGCCAACGTCGATATCCACGATTTTGTGACTTCTCAGGAAGCGCTGCGCGAGAGAGAACGCTCCCTATGGGAGCTCGTTGAAACGCTACCGGTAATGATCGATTGCGCTGCGCCGGACGGCGAGCCGTTATATCGCAGCCGACAGCTCCGGGAATTTCTCGGGTATGAGCTTGAAGAATTGGACGGAACCGGGAAGTCTCGCTTGGCCGGCACACTCGATGCCGGTGTTCATCCCGACGACGTGGCGGGTGTCAAAGAGAGATATGCCCATTCGCTATCCACCGGCGAGCCGTATGCTCGGAAGCACCGTCTGCGGCGCTTCGATGGCGAATATCGCTGGGTCGATACGCGCGCCGCGGCGATGCGCAACGCCGAAGGCGCCATCGTGCAGTGGAACGTCACCTGCCTGGACATTGATGGTGAGGTTCGGGCGCAGGAAGAGCTGCGTCTGGCGCAAGAGAACCTGGCACGTGCGAGCCAGGCGGCGAGCCTTGCTGAGCTTTCGGCTTCTATCGCGCATGAGGTGAACCAGCCTCTAGCGGCCGTCGTGGCGAACTCGCACGCCTGCCAGCGCTGGCTCACGGCCGAACCGCCAAATCTAGTGCGCGCGCAAAAGACGGTGGAGCGCATCATTCGTGACGCAAACGCCGCCGCCGCCGTCGTGAGCCGCATCCGCGCCTTGTTCAAGCAATCGGTCGAGACGAGGCATGCCACGGCACTGGACAGCGTCATCGCGGAGGCGCGTGACCTGACCGCTGAGGAGGCGGCGCGGCGGCGCGTCCGTATGGACGTTGATGTCGACAGCAACCTTCCGCCTGTTGCGCTCGATCGCGTCCAAATCCAGCAGGTTCTGGTCAATCTTATTCGCAACGGCATGGAGGCCATGGACACCATTACAAGCGACAGAGTTCTTCGGATCCGTGTGCGCCGGATGGGGGACACGGCCGAGACCGAGATCAGTGATCGCGGCCGGGGTGTCGAATCTCCTGACAAGATCTTCGAGCCGTTCTTTACGACGAAAGCTCATGGGATGGGCATGGGGCTCGCCATCTGCCGTTCGATTGTCGAGTCTCACGGCGGGCGGTTGTGGGTGGAGAAGAACCAACCGCATGGAGCGACGTTCGTCTTCACATTACCCGTTGAAGTGGAAGCAGCGTGA
- a CDS encoding response regulator transcription factor, protein MMTDDHIVFIVDDDERIREALSELLDSHGMRAIAFGSAGDYVNADKPDLPACLILDIELPDINGLDLQRQIANGDHPPIVFVTGHGDIPSSVRAIKHGAVDFLTKPFSDADLMVAIHAAIAQDREKRSERAELGVLRQRYLDLTPREREVLPLVVSGLLNKQAAAELGISEVTLEIHRRNVMHKMAAASLADLVRIAERLEIPVTHSRRAGGSGA, encoded by the coding sequence ATGATGACGGACGATCATATCGTCTTCATCGTTGATGACGATGAACGCATTCGGGAGGCGCTCAGCGAACTGCTGGACTCGCATGGCATGCGCGCAATTGCCTTCGGATCGGCCGGCGACTATGTGAATGCGGATAAACCGGACCTGCCTGCCTGTCTGATCCTCGATATCGAGCTGCCCGATATCAATGGCCTCGATCTCCAGAGGCAGATCGCGAACGGCGATCATCCGCCGATCGTCTTCGTTACAGGACATGGCGACATCCCGTCCTCGGTGCGTGCGATCAAGCACGGTGCCGTGGATTTCCTGACCAAGCCTTTCAGCGATGCGGATCTCATGGTCGCAATCCACGCGGCGATCGCCCAGGACCGGGAAAAGAGATCAGAACGCGCTGAACTCGGCGTGTTGAGGCAACGCTATCTCGACCTGACGCCGCGCGAACGCGAGGTGCTGCCGCTCGTGGTGAGTGGTCTTCTCAACAAGCAGGCCGCCGCTGAGCTGGGGATCAGCGAGGTCACGCTGGAAATCCATAGAAGGAATGTGATGCATAAAATGGCAGCGGCGTCGCTCGCTGATCTCGTGCGTATCGCGGAGCGATTGGAAATACCGGTCACTCATTCGCGCCGAGCGGGAGGGAGCGGAGCGTGA
- a CDS encoding response regulator, which produces MSKRRPVVAVVDDDPRLLESLEDLLESAGYAAHSFSSAGSLLISGLSGVDVLITDIGMPGMDGFELRDWVKKVRPELPVFLITGRHEIADQDRAQGISGFFRKPFDAQVLLAAVDNALNNRNMEDDHES; this is translated from the coding sequence GTGAGCAAGCGAAGACCTGTCGTGGCGGTCGTCGATGACGATCCAAGACTGCTCGAGTCGCTGGAGGACCTTCTGGAGTCCGCGGGCTATGCCGCGCACAGCTTCTCGTCCGCGGGATCGCTGCTCATCAGCGGGCTGTCGGGCGTGGACGTGCTCATCACCGACATCGGCATGCCAGGCATGGACGGCTTTGAACTTCGTGACTGGGTGAAGAAGGTGCGTCCGGAGCTGCCGGTGTTCCTGATAACCGGCCGCCACGAGATTGCGGATCAGGATCGCGCCCAGGGCATCAGTGGGTTTTTCCGCAAGCCCTTCGATGCCCAGGTCTTGCTGGCTGCCGTGGACAACGCCTTAAACAATCGAAACATGGAGGATGATCATGAGAGTTGA
- a CDS encoding TetR/AcrR family transcriptional regulator C-terminal domain-containing protein, with the protein MGNRFPDLVKSFYEQGPGWATSRLADVLEVASERGEIRTDDCLRLAGHFAGMSRVNLVQVII; encoded by the coding sequence ATGGGCAACCGATTTCCTGATCTCGTGAAGTCGTTCTATGAGCAAGGACCGGGTTGGGCCACGTCGCGGCTCGCCGACGTCCTTGAAGTCGCCAGCGAACGAGGAGAAATTCGGACTGATGATTGCCTACGCCTGGCCGGGCACTTTGCAGGTATGAGCCGCGTCAACCTTGTTCAGGTTATTATTTGA
- a CDS encoding HlyD family secretion protein has translation MIGLLLCLGAVVVVAGGWAKARSSGEASTDNAYVRGDVTSLAPKVAGYVTAVDIKDNQAVQAGDVLFRIDDRDYRARLAQAVANVEAAAARLVNVDAETKLQHALIRQAEAQRRSAVAEMNLATKAYERRRELIRSNTISQAHVDESDAARSRAEANVSAASATVEAQQQRMAVLAAQREAAVAAVAQAEAARDLAQIDLDSTVVRAPVGGVIGNRQVRIGRLVAPGAALLDIVPINDVWVVANFKETQLEHIRPGQRVRITIDGYPNGALEGVVDSFAPGSGSAFSLLPTDNATGNFVRVVQRVPVKIRFASNPLPGRLVPGLSARVEIAPGGGS, from the coding sequence ATGATCGGCTTGCTGCTGTGCCTCGGCGCCGTGGTGGTCGTGGCTGGCGGATGGGCCAAGGCTCGCTCGAGCGGCGAGGCGTCGACCGACAACGCTTACGTCCGCGGCGATGTGACCTCGCTCGCTCCGAAGGTTGCGGGTTACGTCACGGCGGTAGATATCAAGGACAACCAAGCCGTCCAGGCGGGCGACGTCCTGTTCCGGATCGACGATCGCGACTACCGGGCACGGCTTGCGCAAGCGGTCGCCAACGTCGAGGCGGCGGCGGCTCGGCTCGTCAATGTCGATGCGGAGACAAAGCTTCAGCATGCGCTCATCCGGCAGGCGGAGGCCCAGAGACGGTCGGCCGTGGCCGAGATGAATCTGGCGACCAAGGCCTACGAGCGCCGCCGCGAACTGATCCGCAGCAACACCATCAGCCAGGCCCATGTCGATGAAAGCGACGCGGCGCGATCGAGAGCCGAGGCGAACGTGTCGGCCGCCTCCGCGACGGTAGAGGCGCAGCAGCAGCGCATGGCCGTCCTAGCCGCCCAGCGCGAAGCGGCCGTTGCCGCCGTGGCGCAGGCAGAGGCGGCGCGCGATCTTGCCCAGATCGATCTCGACAGCACCGTGGTACGCGCGCCTGTCGGCGGCGTTATCGGCAACCGTCAGGTCCGCATCGGCCGGCTCGTTGCGCCGGGCGCCGCCTTGCTCGACATCGTTCCGATCAACGATGTCTGGGTCGTGGCGAATTTCAAGGAAACCCAGCTCGAACATATCCGGCCCGGCCAGCGCGTCCGTATCACCATCGACGGCTATCCGAACGGGGCGCTTGAAGGCGTGGTCGACAGCTTTGCGCCCGGTAGCGGCTCCGCCTTCAGCTTGCTGCCGACGGACAATGCCACCGGCAACTTCGTTCGCGTCGTCCAGCGCGTTCCGGTGAAGATCAGGTTTGCCAGCAATCCGTTGCCCGGCCGCCTCGTGCCCGGCTTGTCCGCGCGTGTCGAGATCGCGCCGGGAGGCGGCTCATGA
- a CDS encoding MBL fold metallo-hydrolase, protein MSQAETKPRRIGQQETNMSLDKTSNLGTTARDELVPSRYAVQIGEIEVLVISDGVLPLPTAMLAHDTDPAVRGAWLDDMFLPPDALDWPLNVVVVRSGAQTILVDAGLGLDPALNLPRAGQLVKRLKAAGIDLASVTDVVLTHMHMDHIGGLLVDGVKDRLRPDLRIHVAAAEVKFWESPDFSRVSMPPGFPDALRAAATRFAKEYRSQLRLFDEEHEVAPGVVVRRTGGHTPGHSVVRLASGGDRLTFAGDAVFAVGFDHPDWHNGFEHDPEEAARVRVRLLRELAATGEQLVATHLPFPSVGRVAVDGDAFRWVPAFWDY, encoded by the coding sequence ATGTCGCAGGCAGAAACAAAACCCCGCAGGATTGGTCAGCAGGAGACAAACATGAGCTTGGACAAGACCTCAAACCTCGGTACGACGGCCCGCGACGAGCTGGTTCCGTCGCGCTATGCGGTGCAGATCGGCGAGATTGAGGTGCTTGTTATCAGCGATGGGGTGCTGCCGCTCCCAACCGCGATGTTGGCGCACGACACCGACCCGGCTGTCCGGGGGGCCTGGCTGGACGACATGTTCCTGCCGCCGGACGCTCTCGACTGGCCGCTGAATGTGGTCGTGGTGCGTAGCGGCGCGCAGACCATACTCGTTGATGCTGGGCTAGGGTTGGACCCGGCCTTGAACTTGCCGCGGGCCGGGCAGTTGGTCAAGCGGCTGAAGGCTGCCGGCATCGATCTTGCGTCCGTGACCGACGTGGTGCTGACCCACATGCACATGGACCACATTGGCGGGTTGCTCGTCGACGGGGTGAAAGACCGGCTGCGTCCGGACCTGCGGATCCATGTGGCGGCCGCCGAGGTCAAGTTCTGGGAGTCGCCCGATTTCTCCCGCGTCTCCATGCCGCCGGGGTTCCCGGACGCACTTCGGGCGGCCGCCACCCGGTTCGCAAAAGAGTACCGCAGCCAGCTGCGGCTGTTCGATGAGGAGCACGAGGTGGCGCCTGGGGTGGTTGTTCGTCGCACTGGCGGCCACACCCCGGGGCACAGCGTGGTCCGTCTGGCATCCGGCGGCGATCGGCTGACCTTCGCCGGCGACGCCGTGTTCGCGGTCGGGTTCGACCATCCCGACTGGCACAACGGTTTCGAACACGACCCCGAAGAGGCGGCCCGCGTTCGGGTCCGTCTTTTGCGGGAGCTGGCGGCAACCGGCGAACAGCTGGTGGCCACTCACCTGCCGTTCCCGTCCGTCGGCCGGGTGGCGGTCGATGGCGACGCCTTTCGTTGGGTGCCGGCCTTCTGGGACTACTGA
- a CDS encoding response regulator transcription factor, whose product MRVDQPFVRRLAPLSQQSKSEAEQPLVIIVDDDASVREALSELILSAGFQPVCFASTGELLDTNVLDSPGCLILDVRMPGVSGLDLQHHLAQNGNPTPIIFLTGHGDIPMTVQAMKAGAVDFLTKPVRDQTLLDAVIAGIAMDAARREEAVIVKRNVERLETLTPREREVLHEVARGRLNKQIAFDLGISEVTVKLHRGNVMRKMEAASVGELIRAWETLPAPMRGAGAA is encoded by the coding sequence ATGAGAGTTGACCAGCCGTTCGTGCGGAGATTGGCGCCGCTGTCACAGCAGAGCAAAAGCGAAGCGGAGCAGCCGCTCGTCATCATTGTCGATGACGATGCGTCTGTGCGGGAGGCGCTGTCGGAGTTGATCCTGTCGGCCGGATTCCAGCCCGTTTGCTTTGCCTCGACCGGCGAATTGCTCGACACCAACGTATTGGACAGCCCCGGCTGCTTGATCCTCGATGTTCGCATGCCAGGAGTGAGCGGTCTGGATCTGCAGCATCATTTGGCCCAAAATGGCAACCCCACGCCAATCATCTTCCTGACCGGGCATGGCGACATTCCAATGACCGTCCAGGCGATGAAGGCCGGCGCCGTGGACTTTCTCACCAAGCCAGTACGGGACCAAACGCTGCTTGACGCTGTGATTGCGGGCATTGCGATGGACGCCGCGCGGCGGGAGGAAGCCGTGATCGTCAAGCGCAATGTCGAACGCCTTGAGACGCTGACGCCACGGGAGCGCGAGGTTCTGCACGAAGTGGCGCGCGGACGCCTCAACAAGCAGATCGCCTTTGACCTCGGCATTAGTGAAGTGACGGTCAAGCTGCATCGCGGCAATGTCATGCGCAAGATGGAGGCCGCCTCCGTCGGCGAACTGATCCGGGCATGGGAAACGCTGCCCGCGCCGATGCGTGGGGCCGGCGCGGCCTAG
- a CDS encoding cupin domain-containing protein gives MKSIPLMVLLSATVGFGTLSVAAEDGAKVTPLMTKDLPDYPGKEGLMLSVEYQPGGSSPIHRHDANAFVYVLEGAIVMQVKGGEEVTVAAGETYYENPSDIHLISRNASKTNSAKFIVVLLKKKDTPAVIPLE, from the coding sequence ATGAAGTCTATCCCCCTCATGGTGCTCTTGTCGGCCACGGTCGGCTTTGGCACCTTGTCAGTTGCAGCTGAAGACGGCGCAAAGGTCACACCATTGATGACCAAGGATCTGCCAGACTATCCGGGCAAGGAAGGGCTCATGCTGTCGGTAGAATATCAGCCAGGCGGCTCCTCGCCTATCCACCGCCACGATGCCAACGCATTCGTGTACGTCCTGGAGGGCGCGATCGTGATGCAGGTTAAGGGCGGCGAAGAAGTCACCGTTGCTGCTGGAGAAACCTACTACGAGAACCCCTCCGATATTCACCTCATTAGCCGCAATGCGAGCAAGACGAATTCCGCCAAATTCATCGTAGTACTGCTCAAGAAGAAGGACACGCCGGCCGTTATCCCGCTGGAGTGA